The nucleotide sequence CGAACTGGTCCAGCTTGCAGGCCAGCGCGGCATCGCATACTGGTACCCGCCGGAAGAGGATTACTGGACGGGCGTCATGGTGCTCCAGCAGCGCCTGATCGTCTCCTTCTGGAAGGATGCCAAGCTTCAGAATATCCGCGAGATCTTGCTGCCCGATCGCGAGCGGATCTCCATGGAGTTGCTGGCCCAGAACTACATCCCGGAAATCACCCGGACGATCGCGTCGGACCAGGAATTCTTCGACGATCCCCACCTGGTCGTGGGCTGCGACACCCTGGCCGAGTCTCACGAGCTGGCCGGCCACGTCCAGGCCAACTTCAACTTCCTGGCGCGCGTACCCGGGCCCAGCCTCGAGGAAGCCGAGGCCGGCCAGCCGGCAAAGGCGCGCAAGAAGCGCAAGAAGTCCGACGACGACGAGGACGAAGACGACGACGAGGACGACGACGAAGCTCCGCGCACGATCACCGTCTCCTACATCACCGTCGGCGCGGCCCTCTGGGGCGCCAAGGGCTCGGTCGCCTCGTTCAACCTTACCAAGTTCGCGAGCCGCAAGGCCCTGGCGGGCCAGGTCAGCGCGCAGTCGCTTCAGCGGCTCTTCCGCAACATGCCGCCGCTGCCCATCATCGGGTCGGCCGCCGGCGTCATCGTTTCCCTGGGCCTGATGTTCGGCTGGCACACGCTGCGGATGCAGACCGTGTCATCCCTCAACCAGGAGATCTCGCGGATCAAGGGCGACATCGCGAACCTCCAGACCAAGGAGGCCAACCTCAAGCCCGAGGAGACCATCCTCAGGGACTGGGTTCCAAACGTCGCCGAGAAGGAGTTCGCCACGGGCTTCTCGGGTAAGCTGCGCGACATCATCCCTCACGACACCTGGGTCATCCAGCTTTCATACCAGTACGGGGACACGGTCAAGCTTCACGGGGCGGCGATGAACCAGACCTCGTGCCTGCTCTTCGCCGACGAGTTGAGCCAGATCACGGCCTTCGCGAAAGTCAGCCCGCCCACGGTCATGCGGCGCGGGCCGATCTACGTCTACGACATCACGGCCACGATCGCCTCGCAGAGCTTGCAGGCGCCGAAGCTATGAACCCGCTGGTCCGCAACATCCTGATCATCGGGACGATCCTGATCCTCGCCTCCCTGGGCGGCGGCTTCGTCCTGTGGGTCATACCGGTCGAGGCGCAGATCCAGAAGCTCAGCAGCGAGCTGGAATCCGCCAAGAACGACAAGATGAGAGCCGACACGGCCATCAAGGCCCTCGAAGCGTCCAACACCGTGATCCGGGAACAGCTCGATCAGCTCGCCCTCTACGATCTCCGCGAGGAACCCGATCCCCAGAGCGTCTTGCAGACGCGAAGCAACTCCCAGCTCATCATGGTGTCGCGCATCCTCGAGGACGCCTCGATCTCGGTGAGCGACCTCAACCTCATCAAGAGCGAGAACGTGCCGATCGGCGCCAGCGGCAGCACGCCCATCGCCAGCGTGCAGAAGCAGCATTTCAAGCTGCGCGGCTCGTCGCTCTACCGGGACTTCCTGCACGCCCTCGGGAAGATGCAGGAGCTTCCGCCGACGGTAGCCATCAACAACTACCAGCTAGGCTATATCGCCAAGGTCGGGAGCCAGGCCAGGGTCGACGTCGACCTGGACTTCTCGTTCAACTTCCTGATGAAGCCGCCGACCAGCGCACCCGGCGGGGCGGGTGGCGGCGGCTCGGCCAACAGCGCCTTCGAGCAGATGATGAAGAGCCTCGGCGGCGCAGGCAGCTTCTTGCCGGAAGTCCTCCAGCATGCGGCGCGGATCCGCGACTGGCTCGATCCCCCGGCGCTGGCGGCGACCGGCCGCTTGAGCAGTGGACCTTCGGGAATCAGGGTCCTGGCGGACGGGCCGGTGGGCTTCCGCACCTTCCGCCTGGCGGACGGCCGGGTGGTCGTGGACATGCCCGGGCTGGAGGTCACGCACAAGCAGGTCGTGCGAGTCGGGAGGGGCGGCGTCCGCGCCGCCCGGTTGGCGCAATTCTCGAAGCGGCCGCTCGTGGGCCGCCTGGTGCTCGACACCGTGCGGGGCGGGATCCACCCGCGCAAGGTCCGCAACGGCGTGATCGTGGCGCTGCCCCAAGGTGGGGCCGGCCGAACCGTGGTTGCCAGGCCGGCAGGGACGCCGGCCCCACTCGGACAGGCCCCGCTCGGGCAGGCCCCGCTCGGACAGGCCACACTCGGGCGGCCGGCGACCCCGGTCGTGCTGCCCAC is from Candidatus Tanganyikabacteria bacterium and encodes:
- the pilM gene encoding pilus assembly protein PilM, whose protein sequence is MAKKREFVGVYISPTKIEAAYFEDEEEEQPRLSAQGSIEIPEGVFNEDGDIVEIEQLGDLMKELWAEAEFKVWKAVIVLASKKAIVRQLRLPHMPAAALQQTVLSEAEQFALFRKEEPLVDYFISDPEGEFITVCFGAISGEVVRQYNEVCQFAGIKLLSVELVQLAGQRGIAYWYPPEEDYWTGVMVLQQRLIVSFWKDAKLQNIREILLPDRERISMELLAQNYIPEITRTIASDQEFFDDPHLVVGCDTLAESHELAGHVQANFNFLARVPGPSLEEAEAGQPAKARKKRKKSDDDEDEDDDEDDDEAPRTITVSYITVGAALWGAKGSVASFNLTKFASRKALAGQVSAQSLQRLFRNMPPLPIIGSAAGVIVSLGLMFGWHTLRMQTVSSLNQEISRIKGDIANLQTKEANLKPEETILRDWVPNVAEKEFATGFSGKLRDIIPHDTWVIQLSYQYGDTVKLHGAAMNQTSCLLFADELSQITAFAKVSPPTVMRRGPIYVYDITATIASQSLQAPKL